The following coding sequences are from one Patescibacteria group bacterium window:
- the mfd gene encoding transcription-repair coupling factor → MPETLAPLRLPLPPTARKQLQGVPRVQITGVPEIAAQVAVVADALHLVPHRVLLWLVDDEDHQRRVIAALHALRLTHDRSLYAELTPPALAALVTNQPLILVLPPRALLTPLPTPKNFRNGILTLRPGIATTPTDLSRHFVAHGYMAESMVGGPGEFARRGGIVDIYPVGGTGPLRLECSDRELLSLHGVDHANKTAKAIASAQVPPARMPARDPDTTLRDYLHTNPSDILVVVTDADDPGSSDRDTALATLRRLPTLSVRTFGGTDADVVMDARPAPLYAGQYARMMADAKTWKAPHRTLILTARKKQLTELFKEHELPLPECWDIAPNTPVAGFSSKAAKLTVLTDREIFPREAPAVRTRGIDTSFLAELTPGDYAVHMDHGIGIFRGMRTDVVNGVAKEYFVLEYAEKDRLSVPVELAEKLSKYIGVAHPPLHRLSGSNWYQVTRKVREDTRALAKGLVKLYAARELVRVKPMGSMSKEEHALAAAFPYQETPDQSRAIAEVFTDLQTDRPMDRLVCGDVGFGKTEVAIRAAYKAVANGYQVAVLAPTTILVQQHFDTFTKRLQGMKAKLGLLSRFESSKEQAETIDAVNRGDVDIVIGTHRLLSRDVTFRNLGLIIIDEEQRFGVEQKERLKQFRLQAHVLTMSATPIPRTLNFVLSNLRDVSMIETPPEGRMPVETTIAPFSETIIREAFDREFARKGQAYYLYNNVETIHEKATELKELFPKIRIAVAHGQLPEEGLAKVMHDFDQQKVDLLVCSTIIENGLDLPNVNTLVVDQAPKFGLAQLYQLRGRIGRGDRQAHAYFLYHSQKLTADAKQRLVGLEEAKALGSGMQIALRDLEIRGTGNILGSQQHGHIAALGLGLYSRLLAQEISELKSGAALPRVHDVTIDLPLSVGIPRDFEPDERNRLRMYQDLANITTVGELWGYHGQLLRERAAPQSLEDLFKLLELKLLSQHTDITNIQLVRLGPNERLIVRFLRPIDPKFLPALFSIAEGWQLAADQVKIDKPHLGKDWLETLKRIIQVFTKDEKKAEEKSPEEPKKKKKE, encoded by the coding sequence ATGCCCGAAACTCTGGCGCCACTTCGCCTTCCGCTTCCCCCTACAGCCCGCAAGCAGCTGCAGGGAGTTCCTCGTGTCCAGATTACCGGCGTGCCGGAAATTGCTGCGCAAGTGGCTGTGGTGGCTGATGCCCTGCACCTGGTCCCCCACCGCGTCCTTCTTTGGCTGGTGGATGATGAAGATCACCAGCGTCGCGTCATTGCTGCCCTGCACGCGCTGCGACTGACGCATGACCGGAGTCTGTACGCAGAACTCACCCCACCTGCCCTCGCTGCCCTGGTTACCAACCAACCCCTGATACTGGTGCTTCCGCCCCGGGCTCTGCTCACGCCCCTCCCCACACCAAAGAATTTCCGCAACGGCATTCTCACCCTTCGGCCCGGAATTGCCACCACCCCCACGGACCTCTCGCGGCACTTTGTGGCACACGGGTACATGGCCGAGTCCATGGTGGGCGGACCTGGTGAGTTCGCGCGCCGGGGCGGTATTGTGGATATTTACCCCGTCGGCGGCACTGGCCCACTCCGCTTGGAATGCAGCGACCGGGAACTCCTGAGCTTGCACGGTGTAGACCATGCAAACAAAACCGCAAAAGCCATTGCCAGTGCGCAGGTACCACCCGCCCGCATGCCCGCCCGCGATCCAGATACAACCTTGCGCGACTACTTGCACACCAACCCGTCGGACATTCTGGTGGTGGTGACAGATGCTGATGACCCTGGCAGCTCTGACCGTGACACCGCACTGGCCACGCTTCGACGTTTACCAACCCTGAGTGTCCGGACCTTTGGCGGTACGGACGCAGATGTGGTGATGGATGCCCGACCTGCCCCGCTGTACGCCGGCCAGTATGCCCGCATGATGGCGGATGCGAAAACCTGGAAGGCTCCCCACCGCACGCTCATTCTCACAGCGCGGAAGAAACAACTCACGGAGCTGTTCAAAGAGCACGAGCTCCCCTTACCCGAATGCTGGGACATTGCGCCCAATACCCCGGTGGCAGGCTTCAGCTCCAAGGCAGCGAAGCTCACCGTCCTCACCGACCGAGAAATTTTTCCGCGTGAGGCCCCCGCCGTCCGTACCCGAGGCATTGATACCTCGTTCCTGGCTGAACTGACCCCGGGTGACTACGCCGTGCACATGGACCACGGCATTGGGATTTTCCGCGGGATGCGCACGGATGTGGTGAACGGCGTGGCCAAGGAGTACTTCGTGCTGGAGTACGCAGAGAAAGACCGCTTGTCCGTGCCCGTGGAACTGGCCGAGAAACTCTCCAAGTACATTGGGGTGGCGCATCCCCCACTGCACCGGCTGTCTGGTTCCAACTGGTACCAGGTGACGCGCAAGGTGCGGGAAGATACCCGCGCCTTGGCCAAAGGCTTGGTGAAGCTCTACGCCGCGCGAGAGCTGGTGCGCGTGAAGCCCATGGGTAGCATGAGTAAGGAGGAGCACGCCCTGGCTGCCGCCTTCCCCTACCAGGAAACGCCAGACCAGTCCCGAGCCATTGCCGAAGTGTTTACAGATTTGCAGACTGACCGGCCCATGGACCGCCTGGTCTGCGGCGACGTGGGCTTTGGGAAAACCGAAGTGGCGATCCGCGCGGCGTACAAGGCGGTGGCGAACGGCTACCAAGTTGCCGTGCTGGCGCCCACCACTATCCTGGTGCAGCAGCACTTCGACACGTTCACCAAACGCCTCCAAGGCATGAAAGCCAAGCTTGGCTTACTCTCCCGGTTCGAAAGTTCCAAAGAGCAGGCGGAAACGATTGACGCCGTGAACCGCGGCGACGTGGACATTGTCATTGGCACACACCGCCTGCTTTCGCGCGACGTCACCTTCCGCAATCTGGGGTTGATTATTATTGATGAAGAGCAACGCTTTGGCGTGGAGCAGAAGGAACGCCTGAAGCAGTTCCGCCTCCAAGCGCACGTCCTCACCATGTCCGCCACGCCCATCCCCCGCACGCTCAACTTCGTCCTGTCCAACCTGCGTGACGTAAGCATGATTGAAACCCCGCCCGAAGGTCGCATGCCCGTGGAAACCACCATCGCCCCCTTCTCCGAGACGATTATCCGCGAGGCGTTTGACCGAGAGTTTGCGCGCAAAGGCCAAGCCTACTACCTGTACAACAACGTGGAAACCATCCATGAAAAAGCGACGGAACTCAAAGAGCTCTTCCCCAAAATTCGCATTGCCGTGGCGCACGGGCAGCTGCCCGAAGAAGGACTGGCAAAAGTCATGCACGACTTTGACCAGCAGAAAGTGGATCTTTTAGTATGCTCCACGATTATTGAAAACGGATTGGACTTACCCAACGTGAACACCCTGGTGGTGGACCAAGCACCGAAGTTTGGCTTGGCGCAGCTCTACCAGCTCCGTGGCCGCATTGGCCGCGGTGACCGACAAGCACATGCGTACTTCCTCTACCACAGCCAGAAATTGACGGCCGATGCGAAGCAGCGCCTGGTGGGTTTGGAAGAAGCCAAGGCTTTGGGCTCCGGTATGCAAATTGCCTTACGGGATTTGGAAATCCGCGGCACAGGCAACATTCTGGGCAGCCAGCAGCACGGCCACATTGCGGCCTTGGGCTTGGGGCTGTACTCCCGCTTGCTGGCCCAAGAAATTTCCGAACTCAAATCTGGCGCTGCGCTCCCCCGCGTGCATGACGTGACCATTGACCTGCCACTCTCCGTGGGCATCCCCCGTGACTTTGAACCCGATGAGCGCAACCGCCTGCGCATGTACCAGGATCTGGCAAACATTACCACTGTGGGTGAACTCTGGGGCTACCACGGTCAGCTCCTGCGCGAACGTGCTGCCCCGCAGAGCTTGGAAGACCTCTTCAAACTCCTGGAACTCAAACTCCTCTCCCAGCACACAGACATTACCAACATTCAGCTGGTACGCCTGGGGCCCAACGAGCGTTTGATTGTCCGCTTCCTCCGGCCCATTGACCCAAAGTTTCTCCCTGCACTCTTCAGCATTGCCGAGGGCTGGCAGCTGGCAGCGGATCAGGTGAAAATTGATAAACCACACCTGGGCAAAGACTGGCTGGAAACGCTCAAGCGGATTATCCAAGTGTTTACCAAAGACGAAAAGAAAGCTGAGGAGAAGTCACCGGAAGAGCCGAAGAAGAAAAAGAAGGAATAG
- the pth gene encoding aminoacyl-tRNA hydrolase: protein MSKPFCFVGLGNPEAKHTNTRHNLGFMVLDALATAWHLPAFQNQEQFHGQSTSKNDAQQTVWLLKPTTYMNDSGRSVQAFTGFYHIAPDNLWVVHDDLDLPFGTIRLQRNASAAGHNGVDSIIETLHTKNFWRVRCGIGRAQQMDTNADGRVDSREWAMAKYTGADYVLDDFDANQKAELQSAFLPKIVEAITLILSQGPERAATTINAKTA, encoded by the coding sequence ATGAGCAAACCCTTTTGCTTTGTGGGGCTTGGTAACCCAGAAGCCAAGCACACCAACACCCGGCACAACCTGGGCTTCATGGTACTGGATGCACTGGCAACGGCTTGGCACCTGCCTGCTTTCCAGAACCAAGAGCAGTTTCACGGGCAGAGCACCAGCAAGAATGACGCACAGCAAACCGTCTGGTTGCTGAAACCCACGACCTACATGAATGATTCCGGCCGGTCCGTGCAGGCCTTCACCGGCTTCTACCACATTGCACCAGATAACCTGTGGGTGGTGCATGATGATTTGGACCTCCCCTTTGGCACCATCCGCTTGCAACGCAACGCGTCCGCTGCCGGGCACAACGGCGTGGACTCCATTATTGAAACCCTGCACACCAAAAATTTCTGGCGTGTGCGGTGTGGTATTGGCCGAGCACAGCAGATGGACACCAATGCTGACGGCCGGGTGGACTCACGAGAATGGGCTATGGCCAAGTACACCGGTGCTGACTACGTGCTGGATGATTTTGATGCTAACCAAAAAGCCGAACTCCAGTCAGCCTTCCTGCCAAAAATTGTGGAAGCCATCACCCTGATTCTCAGCCAAGGGCCCGAACGCGCGGCAACCACCATCAACGCAAAAACCGCGTAG
- a CDS encoding AAA family ATPase: protein MARIISVVNQKGGVGKTTTAINLAAELAAMGKFVLLVDIDPQGNASSGIGLNHRQIENGVYHAIIGAQPFRDIVHDTSVDGLRAAPATMDLAGANVELVPMERREHRLRDSLAEVRNEYDYILIDCPPSLGLLTLNGLVAAEEVLIPVQTEYLALEGVGQLVETINLIREHLQPGLQVLGVVMTMFDERNRLSQAVFRDLYQYFPNKIFRTVIPRNVRLAEAPSYGKAIRHFDPKSRGARAYEKLAREIVETETLPPSP, encoded by the coding sequence ATGGCGAGAATCATTTCCGTGGTGAACCAAAAAGGGGGCGTTGGCAAAACGACTACTGCTATCAACTTGGCAGCAGAGTTGGCTGCTATGGGCAAATTCGTCTTACTCGTGGACATTGATCCGCAGGGGAATGCGTCCTCAGGTATTGGCTTAAACCACCGGCAAATTGAAAATGGGGTGTACCATGCCATCATTGGCGCGCAGCCTTTCCGCGATATTGTTCACGATACGTCTGTGGACGGATTGCGGGCCGCACCAGCCACAATGGATCTGGCCGGAGCAAACGTGGAACTAGTGCCCATGGAGCGGCGCGAGCATCGGCTGCGGGACAGTCTAGCTGAGGTACGCAACGAGTACGACTACATTCTCATTGACTGCCCGCCAAGTTTGGGTTTGCTGACGCTCAATGGCCTGGTGGCTGCCGAAGAAGTGCTCATCCCTGTCCAAACTGAGTACCTGGCTCTGGAAGGGGTTGGCCAGCTGGTGGAAACCATCAACCTTATTCGTGAGCACCTGCAGCCTGGCTTGCAGGTCTTGGGCGTGGTCATGACCATGTTCGATGAGCGGAACCGTCTGTCCCAAGCCGTGTTCCGCGATTTGTACCAGTACTTTCCAAACAAAATTTTTCGCACGGTCATTCCACGGAATGTCCGGCTAGCCGAAGCGCCAAGCTACGGCAAAGCCATCCGGCATTTTGACCCCAAGTCCCGGGGCGCTCGCGCGTACGAGAAATTAGCGCGGGAAATTGTGGAAACCGAAACTCTGCCACCTTCACCGTAA
- a CDS encoding ParB/RepB/Spo0J family partition protein — translation MPGTTLGRGLSSLIPGADAKNYWGKADQKAATAGERIERIPVTRIVANPQQPRERFERQGMEDLVASIKQHGILQPLVVTETPRGYELIAGERRLRAAKLANLREVPAIVRSATNQEKLELALVENLQRRDLNPVERARGYQRMVDEFNLTQDEVAKKVGQSRPVVANGLRILHLPPEMLAALSDGKIAEGHAKVLLGITDTKARQQLFKKMLEEHLSVRAVEDQSTQVRGHKRRAPASAELKAKASRIEGVLGAKVSLKPSGKGGKIVIDYNDAEELEGIVRRIERGT, via the coding sequence ATGCCAGGCACAACTCTTGGGCGTGGGCTCTCCTCGCTCATTCCGGGCGCGGATGCAAAAAACTACTGGGGCAAAGCAGACCAGAAAGCCGCTACAGCTGGTGAGCGCATTGAGCGCATCCCGGTCACCCGCATTGTGGCCAACCCGCAGCAGCCGCGCGAGCGCTTTGAGCGGCAGGGGATGGAAGACCTGGTGGCGTCCATCAAGCAGCATGGCATTCTGCAGCCCTTGGTGGTTACGGAAACGCCACGCGGGTACGAGCTCATTGCCGGTGAGCGGCGTTTGCGTGCAGCGAAGTTAGCAAACCTTCGAGAAGTCCCGGCAATTGTCCGTAGCGCTACCAACCAGGAGAAATTGGAACTGGCTTTGGTAGAAAATTTGCAACGCCGAGATTTGAACCCTGTTGAACGAGCTCGTGGCTACCAGCGCATGGTTGATGAATTCAACCTGACGCAAGATGAGGTTGCTAAAAAGGTTGGGCAAAGCCGGCCAGTGGTGGCAAACGGTTTGCGTATACTTCACTTACCCCCAGAAATGTTGGCCGCCCTGAGTGATGGGAAAATTGCGGAAGGCCATGCGAAAGTGCTCCTTGGCATCACCGATACCAAAGCCCGGCAGCAGTTATTCAAGAAAATGCTGGAGGAACACCTGAGTGTCCGCGCGGTGGAAGATCAATCCACCCAAGTGCGGGGTCACAAGCGCCGAGCCCCAGCGAGTGCCGAACTCAAAGCCAAAGCCAGCCGTATCGAAGGCGTGCTGGGGGCCAAAGTCAGCCTGAAGCCCAGCGGGAAAGGTGGGAAGATTGTCATTGACTACAACGACGCGGAAGAGCTTGAGGGGATTGTGCGGCGGATTGAACGGGGAACGTAG
- the dprA gene encoding DNA-processing protein DprA, protein MTETERAAWCAWLRVPHIGPRRFALLRNAFPSMLEAWQAPASALRTALELEGKRLEEVIAGRQEIQLDAILPAMEKIGASVLTLLDANYPTLLKEIYAAPPVLYVRGTVPEPNRPALAVVGTRAYTNFGKVATAQLIEPVAAAEVVIVSGLALGIDGCAHQAALDAGGRTVAVLGSGVDVLYPPQHAKLAAEIVAHGGAVVSEFAPGTIPEPGAFPRRNRIVCGWSQATLVVEAGVKSGALLTAREALEQNREVLAVPGDFTRPTSVGPNELIKNGATPITSAEDILRVLAIEKTSARSATDVQPDDPPEIAAILKNLRDQAMHVDELAALCDLDPSVINASLVLLEVRGRVKHLGSLRYVRK, encoded by the coding sequence ATGACCGAAACAGAACGCGCAGCCTGGTGCGCGTGGCTTCGCGTGCCGCACATTGGCCCACGCCGTTTTGCCTTGCTGCGCAATGCTTTTCCTTCCATGCTGGAAGCGTGGCAGGCACCAGCCAGTGCACTCCGCACCGCGCTGGAACTAGAAGGCAAACGCTTGGAGGAAGTCATTGCTGGTCGGCAGGAAATCCAGCTGGATGCAATTCTCCCAGCGATGGAAAAAATTGGCGCGTCGGTTCTCACCCTGCTCGACGCAAACTACCCCACGCTGCTGAAGGAAATTTACGCTGCCCCACCCGTGCTCTATGTTCGCGGAACAGTACCAGAACCCAACCGCCCTGCCTTGGCTGTGGTGGGCACACGGGCGTACACGAACTTTGGCAAAGTGGCCACCGCGCAGTTGATTGAACCTGTGGCAGCTGCGGAGGTGGTGATTGTCTCCGGTTTGGCTTTGGGAATTGATGGCTGCGCACACCAAGCGGCTTTGGACGCTGGCGGTAGAACAGTTGCGGTTTTAGGGAGCGGGGTGGATGTGCTGTACCCACCCCAGCACGCCAAATTGGCGGCAGAAATTGTTGCCCACGGCGGTGCAGTGGTCAGCGAATTTGCACCCGGCACGATTCCTGAACCCGGGGCCTTCCCCCGCCGCAACCGGATTGTCTGCGGCTGGAGCCAGGCCACACTGGTGGTGGAAGCCGGGGTGAAATCTGGTGCTTTGCTGACTGCGCGTGAAGCCCTGGAGCAGAACCGAGAGGTGCTGGCCGTGCCTGGCGACTTTACCCGTCCAACGTCTGTGGGTCCCAACGAGCTCATCAAGAACGGCGCCACGCCCATCACCAGCGCTGAGGACATCCTGCGCGTGCTGGCCATTGAAAAAACTTCTGCTCGCAGCGCTACCGACGTCCAGCCAGATGATCCACCAGAAATTGCCGCGATCCTCAAAAACCTTCGTGATCAGGCAATGCACGTTGACGAATTAGCAGCACTGTGCGATCTTGACCCAAGCGTCATCAACGCATCCTTAGTGTTGCTGGAAGTGCGCGGCCGCGTGAAACACCTTGGCAGCCTGCGCTACGTCCGCAAATAA
- the topA gene encoding type I DNA topoisomerase, translated as MPKALVIVESPTKAKTISRFLGKDYAVESSYGHVRDLPKSKMGVDVDKDFAPTYVVDKEDEAHVAKLQQLAKKTGHVFFATDEDREGEAISWHLAELLHIPDKKVQRVVFHEITKDAISHAFTKPRPLDLKRVDAQQARRILDRLVGYELSPFLWRKVRRGLSAGRVQSVAVRLIVEREREIQAFKPQEYWTVEAEFAHKAGNFPARLSKLDSKTVDKFFLGSKEAADGVLARLRSATYTIGDVQKKQTKRSPAAPFTTSTLQQDANRRLGFSASRTMRLAQQLYEGVHLGGKGQTGLITYMRTDSLSLSENFVTATRGYLEHTFGSEYVVPKGRHYRTSSKGAQEAHEAIRPTDVQHTPDAIAEHLSDDQRKLYELIWKRAVASQMPDAIMDAVSIDVHAASVPAVFRASGSTINFPGFLKVYPDGVKENLLPIMAVNDSVKANKIDGIQHFTEPPARYSDAGLVKAMEEYGIGRPSTYAPTISTIIDRGYVERMERRLQPTEVAYMVNDLLVKHFPSIVDFQFTAKMEQQFDDIAEGKIAWQPVLHEFYDPFKKNLVVKDAELDKKDLTESATDEVCEKCGKPMIKKFGRYGTFLACTGYPDCKHTINLDKAGNHAPLPEAKVLGEDPTTKLPIYLKTGRFGTYVQLGDKPEAPKKVKGKKKEKAPKPKSASLLPDMKADELTLEQALQLLSLPKTLGQNPTGEDIVVANGRFGPYVKAGVETRSLTDGQSPITLTLAEAEKLLAEPKAANRKRTAGGATMKELGNHPDSGKPIKVKNGRFGAYVTDGETNATIPRGTEPSAITLEQALELIKEREGQPKKKRGRKK; from the coding sequence ATGCCCAAAGCACTCGTCATCGTTGAGTCCCCCACCAAAGCCAAAACTATTTCCCGTTTCCTGGGGAAAGACTACGCCGTGGAATCATCCTACGGCCATGTGCGGGATTTGCCCAAGAGCAAAATGGGAGTGGATGTGGACAAAGACTTTGCCCCTACCTATGTGGTGGATAAGGAGGATGAAGCGCATGTGGCAAAACTGCAGCAACTGGCCAAAAAAACCGGCCACGTCTTCTTCGCAACTGACGAAGACCGCGAAGGTGAGGCCATTTCCTGGCACCTGGCAGAATTGCTCCACATTCCAGACAAAAAGGTGCAGCGCGTGGTCTTCCACGAAATTACCAAAGATGCCATTAGCCACGCCTTTACCAAACCCAGACCCCTGGACCTGAAGCGCGTGGATGCCCAGCAAGCCCGGCGCATCCTGGACCGTCTGGTGGGCTATGAGCTCTCCCCTTTCCTCTGGCGGAAAGTCCGGCGGGGGCTGTCTGCTGGTCGCGTGCAATCTGTAGCCGTGCGGCTGATTGTAGAACGTGAACGAGAAATCCAAGCCTTCAAACCCCAGGAGTACTGGACCGTGGAAGCGGAGTTTGCACACAAAGCTGGAAACTTCCCAGCTCGGCTTTCCAAACTGGACAGCAAGACGGTTGATAAATTTTTCTTAGGGAGCAAGGAAGCCGCCGATGGCGTCCTGGCGCGCTTACGAAGTGCAACCTACACCATTGGTGATGTACAGAAGAAGCAGACCAAGCGCTCCCCAGCTGCGCCGTTCACCACATCAACTTTGCAACAGGATGCCAACCGCCGCCTGGGTTTTTCTGCCAGCCGCACCATGCGCCTGGCGCAGCAACTGTACGAAGGTGTGCACCTGGGTGGCAAAGGCCAGACCGGGTTGATTACCTACATGCGTACAGACTCGCTGTCACTTTCTGAAAACTTTGTTACTGCTACCCGGGGCTACTTGGAACATACCTTTGGTTCGGAGTACGTGGTTCCCAAAGGTCGGCACTACCGCACCAGCAGCAAGGGCGCACAAGAGGCGCACGAAGCCATTCGCCCCACGGATGTGCAGCACACGCCAGACGCTATTGCCGAGCACTTGTCAGACGACCAGCGAAAGCTCTACGAACTCATTTGGAAGCGCGCCGTCGCCTCGCAAATGCCGGACGCCATCATGGATGCCGTGAGCATTGATGTGCATGCAGCCAGCGTCCCTGCAGTGTTCCGCGCCTCGGGTTCCACCATCAACTTCCCTGGGTTCCTGAAAGTCTACCCTGACGGGGTGAAGGAGAACCTGCTGCCCATCATGGCCGTCAACGACAGTGTAAAAGCCAACAAGATTGACGGCATTCAGCACTTCACTGAACCCCCAGCGCGGTACTCCGACGCCGGTTTAGTGAAGGCCATGGAGGAGTACGGCATTGGTCGCCCGTCCACCTACGCGCCGACTATCAGCACCATCATTGACCGCGGCTACGTGGAGCGCATGGAGCGCCGCTTGCAACCCACCGAAGTGGCTTACATGGTGAATGATCTCCTGGTAAAACACTTTCCTTCCATTGTAGACTTCCAGTTCACGGCCAAAATGGAGCAGCAGTTTGACGACATTGCCGAAGGCAAAATTGCCTGGCAACCCGTGCTCCACGAATTCTACGATCCGTTCAAGAAAAACCTGGTGGTCAAAGACGCGGAACTGGACAAGAAAGACCTGACCGAGAGCGCCACGGACGAAGTGTGTGAAAAGTGCGGCAAGCCCATGATCAAGAAGTTTGGCCGCTACGGCACTTTCCTAGCCTGCACAGGCTACCCTGACTGCAAGCACACCATTAACTTGGATAAAGCCGGCAACCACGCTCCCCTGCCTGAGGCAAAAGTGCTGGGCGAAGATCCAACAACCAAACTACCTATTTACCTGAAGACTGGCCGCTTTGGCACCTACGTGCAGCTGGGTGACAAACCCGAAGCACCCAAGAAGGTGAAGGGCAAGAAGAAGGAGAAAGCACCCAAGCCCAAGAGCGCTTCCCTGCTGCCGGACATGAAAGCAGATGAGCTCACCCTGGAGCAGGCCTTGCAGCTCTTGAGCCTGCCAAAAACCCTGGGCCAAAACCCAACGGGTGAAGACATTGTTGTAGCGAATGGCAGGTTTGGTCCGTACGTGAAAGCGGGAGTGGAAACCCGGAGCTTAACCGACGGTCAGTCCCCCATTACCCTCACCTTGGCAGAAGCAGAAAAGCTCTTGGCTGAGCCCAAAGCCGCAAACCGCAAGCGCACGGCTGGTGGCGCTACCATGAAAGAACTGGGCAACCACCCAGACTCTGGCAAACCCATTAAAGTGAAGAATGGCCGCTTTGGTGCGTACGTCACGGATGGTGAAACCAATGCCACCATCCCCCGCGGCACAGAGCCGTCGGCAATTACCTTGGAGCAAGCCTTGGAACTTATTAAGGAACGCGAAGGTCAACCCAAGAAGAAGCGCGGGCGGAAGAAGTAG
- a CDS encoding SDR family oxidoreductase — MNKPIILITGCGSKPIAHIYKFDEKPTHNQIIIDGEEHKMNIGTAAAYCICKKGFEVVMVSRTAENLEKIKRGLIELGCDDKLISYVATDITTDDGIATLTNNLPKDREIYWVQSIGMGGGAYKVPNDNIYLPFEQISPDLINAELQIVTATHKLMLKLVPIFREQLIRGQKAKICLVTSMSGERGYHFGATHVAAKHALVGYIKGIEKELADEGIEIYDVRPGGIDTGMYDNPHTRKAVEEISRRTKMWDGKEPIYAEPMKVAQVIYETLFDEKPMKVRRILAPFQK, encoded by the coding sequence ATGAATAAACCAATAATTTTAATAACTGGATGTGGCTCCAAGCCCATTGCTCACATATATAAATTTGATGAAAAACCAACGCATAATCAAATTATAATTGACGGCGAGGAACACAAAATGAACATCGGCACCGCCGCCGCTTATTGTATTTGTAAGAAAGGTTTTGAGGTTGTTATGGTTTCTCGCACCGCTGAAAATCTTGAAAAAATTAAGCGAGGATTGATTGAGCTTGGTTGCGATGATAAATTAATTTCTTATGTTGCCACCGACATTACAACAGATGATGGCATTGCCACACTAACCAACAATTTGCCAAAAGACCGAGAAATATACTGGGTGCAATCAATAGGCATGGGAGGTGGTGCTTATAAAGTACCAAACGATAATATATATTTACCTTTTGAACAGATTTCTCCAGATCTAATTAATGCTGAACTGCAAATTGTGACGGCGACTCACAAACTAATGCTTAAATTGGTACCAATTTTCAGAGAACAGTTAATAAGAGGACAAAAAGCAAAAATCTGTCTGGTCACATCGATGTCTGGTGAGCGTGGTTACCACTTTGGGGCGACACACGTCGCAGCTAAACACGCTTTGGTTGGTTACATCAAAGGGATTGAAAAAGAACTTGCCGATGAAGGAATTGAAATTTATGATGTAAGACCTGGCGGAATAGATACTGGAATGTACGACAACCCACACACGAGAAAGGCAGTTGAAGAAATTAGCAGAAGGACAAAAATGTGGGACGGTAAAGAACCAATTTATGCCGAACCAATGAAAGTTGCGCAAGTAATTTACGAAACACTTTTTGATGAAAAACCGATGAAAGTTCGCAGAATACTTGCACCTTTTCAGAAATAA
- a CDS encoding GIY-YIG nuclease family protein codes for MFTVYVLQSLKDGGYYIGQTESISKRLSRHNLGMVKSTARRRPWKVIYTETFSSRALAIQRERQLKRQKGGDIFRKIIHPR; via the coding sequence ATGTTTACCGTATACGTCCTCCAAAGTTTGAAAGACGGGGGGTACTACATTGGACAAACAGAGTCTATATCTAAACGACTCTCCCGTCATAACCTTGGGATGGTAAAATCGACAGCCCGACGTCGTCCTTGGAAAGTTATTTATACTGAAACGTTTTCATCCCGGGCTTTGGCAATCCAGAGAGAACGGCAACTGAAGCGTCAAAAAGGCGGGGATATTTTTCGAAAGATTATTCACCCTCGGTGA